One Brassica oleracea var. oleracea cultivar TO1000 chromosome C7, BOL, whole genome shotgun sequence genomic window carries:
- the LOC106304849 gene encoding uncharacterized protein LOC106304849: MPSTTRWWPIRLASSGSEPGWFSGVGYGRWRWLSWSRPELSFLSVMVDDVVWKVVVAFESVALVSMLGFFFLFYGCTV, translated from the coding sequence ATGCCGTCAACGACTAGGTGGTGGCCGATCCGCTTGGCTTCATCTGGATCCGAGCCGGGATGGTTTTCAGGAGTTGGTTACGGACGGTGGCGCTGGCTGAGCTGGAGTCGACCGGAGCTGAGTTTCTTGTCCGTGATGGTGGACGACGTTGTGTGGAAAGTAGTGGTGGCGTTCGAGTCTGTGGCTTTGGTCTCGATGCTTGGTTTCTTCTTCCTCTTCTACGGCTGCACCGTCTGA